aaaaaaatcagTAAACAAGCCCTATGCATAAACAACACAAGAAAATGGGGTGTCTTTATAGTTTCCGTCTGTGTTCTTCACCTTcagctgttttcttcttcttcttctttctttctttctttttcatatcttttcatttccttttgagCCGACAGCGAACGTCTTAGAAGAAAGTCGGCTTAATCTTCATGGTAACCGTCTTCATGGAGTAATAGTGTCCATGCCAGTCAGCCCAATTTATGCCGTCTGCATAGGACACGTGGCTTCCCCTGAGGTACGGCCCGTTGAGGTTGGTCGCGTGGCACCCCGTGTACCACCAGGCGCCCTTGTACCTGGGGGGAGGAGAGTGTTAAACCAGTGACCGTTGAATGATCTTTGCTTTAGTTTCTGATATTTAGATGATGGTAGATGAAATGCTTGATATATTAAcattatacatgtatgatatgCGGTTTTATATAGAGGACAattcagatagacatatagaatgGGACTGCACTGTGGCCTATGTTGCAAATGGGTTTACGGAATTCAAAAAATTATTGTTTATGGCATCTGCCTGTGACCAGCGATGATGTAAGGAAATGTGATAAAATATTTACGTTTCTGCGCAGTTCACGGTCGACCAGTCATGGTCTCGGTCCTTGGTGGTGAACCGCGCCCCCTTCTGGTAGGAGAAGGAGTCTCCAGCATCGCCGCTGTAGGAGTCCACCTCGAGCTTGTAGAGGGCGCTCTTGTCGTGCACGTAGAAGAAGTCGTACTTGGCCCAGCGCGACTCGCCCTCGAAGTCGACCAGGTCGAAGCGGATCTGGCTGAGGCTCTGGCTCGTGAGCGCGTGGATGTGGTCGAGGCCGAGCCAGTGGTCCTTGGCGACGTTGCCGAAGCCGAGGACGTACTCGGTCCACGTCCGGAAGAAGTCCTCCTGCTCGGCGTAGTCGTCGCGCCGCTGGATGAGCGTCCAGCCGCCGCCGTCGGTCGCCATGTCGCACCACACGCGCACGGGCCGCTCGGGACAGCAGTCGTACGGGAAGACCACGTACACGCCGTCGGCGCTGCCGGCGCTGGCCTGGTGCACCTCGTGGCAGTTGCGGAAGCGGTGGCCCACGGCCGGGAAGCCCAGCACGGTCTCGTTGCCCGCGAAGACTGCGGTCGCcgccagcaggaggaggagcagcaggccCGCCTTTGCCGCTGGACCCATCCCGACAGGActctgaggaaggagaacgggGCAGCTGGAGGTTGTACCAATGCATAACGAGAGGAAATTACAATGAAAGTCCAATGTCCCATGCCAcggacgtgtgtgcgtgtttgtgaatagatagatatacagatatatggacTTGTTCACAGGAACATCTttacaaatatgaaataaaaaataaccacaataagGAGTGAAATTTAATAATGACGTTTCGAACTCGACAAGGGTTCCTCATCAGACGATCAAACAACCAAAACGATCATCCAAGCCCCAATGACCAGCACTTCGCCTGAAATTGTGTGACCCCCGATCGTGAAAAATATACGACTTTGAGGggcgaaactaaaaaaaaaaattaccgggCAGAGCAGATAAAACATTTTAGATGGCAGAACAAAACCTTATAAAGTTTATTTAAGAAGTTTCGTTGTCTGTTTTATCGAAGAAGAATGTTAAATAGGTCATGAAATATGGAATATGTGGAACTTGATTTAGTAAAATAATTGAACGGGCAAATATGTTTCAGCAGAGTGAAATTTTCTACATCCAATGATATTATGAAGTGACGTCCCTGGTAATTATCAAACTCTCGATGAATTTCATGGTTAAAGTTGGAAAtttgcccacacacatacacacacacacacacacacacacacacacacacacacacacacacacacacacacacacacacacacacacacacacacacacacacacacacacagatacatatatatatatatatatatatatatatatatatatatatatatatatatatatatatgtgtgtgtgtgtgtgtgtgtgtgtgtatgtttgtatgtatgtatgaatgcgtgtatgtgtgtatacatatatatgtatacacacacacacacacacacacacacacacacacacacacacacacacacacacacacacacatatatatatatatatatatatatatatatatatatatatatatatatatatttatatatatatacatatatatatacatatatatatatatatatatgtatgtatgtatgtatgtatgtatgaatgtgtgtatgcgtgtgtatacatatatatgtatacatacacacacacacacacacacacacacacacacacacacacacacacacacacacacacacacacacacacacatatatatatatatatatatatatatacatatatatatatatatatatatatatatatgtatgtatgtatgtatgtatacatatatttatttatacatatatatatatatatatgtatgtatatacatatatatatatatatatatatatatatatatatatgtatgtatatacacatatatatatatatatatatacatatatgtatgtatacatatatttatttatacatatatatatatatatatatatatatatatgtatgtatatatatatatatatatatatatatatatatatatatatgtatatatatatatatatatatatatatatatatatatatgtatatatatatatatatatatatatatatatatatatatatatatatatatatatatatatatatatgtgtgtgtgtgtgtgtgtgtgtgtgtgtgtgtgtgtgtatgtatatatgtatatatatatgtgtatatatatatatgtatatatttatatatatatgtatatatatatgtatatatacacacacacacacacacacacacacacacacacacacacacacacacacatatatatatatatatatatatatatatatatatatatatatatatatatatatatatatatatatatgtgtgtgtatgtgtgtgtgtgtgtgtgtgtgtgtgtgtgtgtgtgtgtgtgtgtgtgtgtgtgtgtgtgtgtatgtatatatataaataaataaataaataaatatatatatatatatatatatgtatatatatacatatatatatatatatatatatatatatatatatatatatatgtgtgtgtgtgtgtgtgtgtgtgtgtgtgtgtgtatatatatatatatatatatatatatatatatatatatatatatatatatatatatatatatatatatatatatgtatgtatttctctctctctctctctctctctctctctctctctctctctctctctctctctctctctatatatatatatatatatatatatatatatatatatatatatatatatatatatatatatatatatacacatatatatacacatatatatatatacatatatgtatatatatatacacatatatatacacatatatatatatacacatatatttacacacatatatgtatagacgaaTAGACGAATAAATCCGGGCGTCCCCAAACACACCCAACCCCACCAACACGAACACGTACTCACAGCTGCACCGCCGGGAGAGCAGGTCGGCGCCGGAATGAGGGGCGTCGTCGCGGATCTCCTGTTtcgcctttctcctttttctgtcgATTTTAACAGTCCTAATTGCATTGTCCTTGGAGGgtaattctctccccttctctgtttctctctctctttctgtgtgtgtgtgtttgagtattaatgtgtgtgcgtgtatgtacatatatgtgtatatatgtgtgtgtgtgtgtatgtgtgtgtgtgtgtgtgtgtgtgtgtgtgtgtgtgtgtgtgtgtgtgtgtgtgtgtgtgtgtgtgtgtgtgtgtgtgtgtgtgtgtgtgtgtgtctatatatatatatatatatatatatatatatatatatatatatatatatatatatatatatatatatatgtgtgtgtgttggaagaaAATGTTGGAAACCACTGCTCTGTAGTGATGGATTGTTCAACAAAATGTgtagaattcatgacgaacagactgcaacaggaacaacgaagggaagaacaagaaaacactcgtatatgccctgacgaagcattaacAAAAAAGCCTTCATGTCCAAATCATGTTTGCCTTACAAATGTTGGCAGAATACGCATACAAAGGGACCAtctgaaaaaaagaagcagagacaAAGGTGACTTCATTTTTTAACTCTGTCCAGCTTACGAGCGTATATTCTCGCCACTTCACTGTACGGATTAaaaatcttaattattaatgacgGGTAcgattgaaaattataatactggaaatataacaataatgaaaaaaacagacgaaatttTGGTCAAGACTTTATATCTGAGAAACATTTACAGGAACAACCATTTTAAtttggaaatagaaaataattataaaagaaataagacaGTCTTACCTAATTTCGATGACATATTTAAGATATTTATTTCCACGCAATTAACAACCCTTCACTCAACAATAAAGACTTTAACATATGTATTGGAATATTCCTTACATGACCTTGACAGTCCTCTAGTTCCCAACTTCTCATGAAACTGTGTTAGTTTGTCTTGAACTAAAATTCATTACTACTCTAATCAATTTTATCATTCTCTtgcgtaataatgataacagaactgAACTTCAAGTCTTGTACATAATTGTTGCTCTGATGCTTATTGCAAAAGTAGGCCTAATTCGAATGCTAGTAGCCAATCCAAGCAAATTGGATGAATTCAACATTTTGTCCGAAAAAAATgtgatactaacaaaaataatcatccttttttttactatcttAAAATCACAAAACGTAAAATATCAAAACTAAATTTCCTTTAAAGAATTAAACCGTATCTCCCGCCATTTGTTCGTCGATATACAATATAAAATCCTTCACTCTtttacatttatctttctttcgctaAACAGTGAGacgcttttcttcttcattcccctccctgcGCTCACACGGTGGCCTTCTTGCTTCGCCTGGCGAGCTTGAGCTTCAGCCCGTGATCCTCATGGGGCGTGAGGAAGCGACGTATGCGGCTGGAGCTGTTGGCGACGGGCGTGAAGAGGTAACACGACTCCTTATCGTCCCT
This genomic stretch from Penaeus vannamei isolate JL-2024 chromosome 28, ASM4276789v1, whole genome shotgun sequence harbors:
- the LOC113824944 gene encoding microfibril-associated glycoprotein 4 — its product is MQLGLLKSTEKGERRNRRSATTPLIPAPTCSPGGAASPVGMGPAAKAGLLLLLLLAATAVFAGNETVLGFPAVGHRFRNCHEVHQASAGSADGVYVVFPYDCCPERPVRVWCDMATDGGGWTLIQRRDDYAEQEDFFRTWTEYVLGFGNVAKDHWLGLDHIHALTSQSLSQIRFDLVDFEGESRWAKYDFFYVHDKSALYKLEVDSYSGDAGDSFSYQKGARFTTKDRDHDWSTVNCAETYKGAWWYTGCHATNLNGPYLRGSHVSYADGINWADWHGHYYSMKTVTMKIKPTFF